A genome region from Brassica oleracea var. oleracea cultivar TO1000 chromosome C2, BOL, whole genome shotgun sequence includes the following:
- the LOC106323149 gene encoding uncharacterized protein LOC106323149, with translation MERNQVKEMQEKLEEAKRLVAEKEMLIKSMQLDLSETKTQWEAKTTGKRATELQEQLDSLQGEISSFTQVFETLAETESKKLDRDGYDATTPYEFDHIPYLDDVDETELRRMENASLAYVAAVSNAKERQDVESLAMAAKARGYLHSLAFKY, from the exons ATGGAGAGAAATCAGGTGAAAGAGATGCAAGAGAAGCTCGAAGAAGCAAAACGATTAGTTGCTGAAAAGGAGATGCTGATCAAGTCTATGCAGTTAGACTTATCTGAGACAAAG ACTCAATGGGAAGCAAAGACAACAGGAAAAAGAGCAACTGAGCTTCAAGAACAGCTAGATTCTCTTCAAGGAGAAATCTCTTCCTTCACACAGGTATTTGAAACTCTGGCAGAAACAGAATCAAAGAAACTCGACAGGGATGGTTATGATGCAACAACCCCATATGAGTTTGACCATATTCCATATCTA GATGATGTAGATGAAACCGAACTGAGGAGAATGGAAAACGCAAGTCTAGCTTATGTTGCAGCTGTGAGTAACGCAAAGGAAAGACAAGATGTGGAGTCTCTAGCCATGGCTGC
- the LOC106325516 gene encoding uncharacterized protein LOC106325516, translated as MESGKSFGTEDVSRSCESGWTMYLASHSHDPDDDCYYEDGDDEDSDGGESMDSDASSGPMEATSTLKLPQDTEEQNSIKKKKKANEEMVLVETRVHNNNHDDDAYDNDDVYNHDDGNDSYSAVHSYVGAVRRGFV; from the coding sequence ATGGAGTCTGGAAAGAGCTTTGGAACCGAAGACGTTTCTCGCAGCTGTGAATCTGGATGGACAATGTATTTAGCCTCACATTCTCATGATCCTGATGACGACTGTTACTATGAAGATGGTGATGACGAGGATAGCGATGGTGGTGAGTCAATGGACTCTGATGCATCTTCTGGTCCCATGGAAGCGACATCAACTCTCAAACTTCCTCAAGATACTGAGGAGCAAAACTCAATAAAGAAAAAGAAGAAGGCTAATGAAGAGATGGTTTTGGTGGAGACTAGGGTTCACAACAACAATCATGATGACGATGCTTATGATAATGATGATGTTTATAATCATGATGATGGTAATGATAGCTACAGTGCAGTTCATAGCTACGTCGGTGCAGTTAGACGAGGGTTTGTTTGA